From Arachis stenosperma cultivar V10309 chromosome 2, arast.V10309.gnm1.PFL2, whole genome shotgun sequence, one genomic window encodes:
- the LOC130962698 gene encoding putative disease resistance protein At3g14460, giving the protein MAEDLLPPPNGGETLEEVSCECFDELTSRLFFTKIQVDDNYCFVMHDLLHDLAVFLAGDFYCNSEELGKEDMSIQTRHLCVNLHHCSSKLQNSISKVKSLRTLLFFGEFSSPNFNIEMATCDILSKCKYLRALSFHELDVLPNSIGELIHLRHLDLSHSYIKTLPESLCNLCHLQTLKLYCCYKLTMLPSGFHNLLSLRHLDIRETSLKEMPGKMGKLNQLHVLSSFVVGKLEDNGIQELGRLVNLHGSLEIKKLENIVDVKEAKSAKLMDKKHMDKLCLEWSSGDDMVSNTQRERDMLDNLQPHNGLKKLKIKGYKGTIFSNWVGNFSYQNMISVSLESCNNCCMLPSLGQLPSLKSLSIQGFGQLRSIGDEFYKNDGGHHSSPIAPFPSLESLKFDNMPCWEVWHLSESETFPQVRKLQIRNCAMLKEEVLNQVFLRIISSLSDVSKVRKLRIQHSYVEWPNEGMFLDGDNLSIWGCESVIESAFKTMISIRLLSCLQEINISGYSSDASFPGNCFPKSLQKLKIRSCRKLEFPEQQQHKYGLVELRIHDSCDSLTSLSLDAFPSLKTLKISGCENLESVSMSEPPHAAFQRLTIHNCPKLVSFPEGLAAPNLTRLHVSRCSNMEELPSDLNSLVPNLQSLDIRGCPNICRLPEHGLPPNLKELTIGGCEQQVRDLSWLDNLNNLTHLTVDGRGCESRIKSYPETGSLPRLPSLTTLEMSWLYNLETLECYELLRHTSLQQLQILYCRKLENMAGEKLPSSLLQLEITECPLLGEHCKNKHQQIWPKISHIPTILVDGVQIL; this is encoded by the coding sequence ATGGCAGAAGACCTTTTACCACCACCAAATGGAGGAGAGACTTTAGAAGAAGTTAGTTGTGAATGTTTTGATGAACTAACTTCCAGGTTATTTTTCACAAAGATTCAAGTTGATGACAATTATTGTTTTGTGATGCATGATCTGTTGCATGATTTAGCAGTATTCCTTGCTGGAGATTTCTATTGCAACTCAGAAGAACTTGGTAAAGAGGATATGAGTATTCAGACTCGACATTTGTGTGTAAATTTACATCATTGTAGCTCAAAACTTCAAAATTCTATTTCTAAAGTAAAATCTTTGAGAACATTATTATTCTTTGGCGAATTCTCCTCTCCCAACTTCAACATTGAAATGGCAACGTGTGACATATTATCAAAGTGTAAATATTTGAGAGCTTTATCCTTTCATGAACTTGACGTGTTGCCTAATTCAATAGGAGAATTAATCCATCTGCGCCACTTGGATCTCTCTCATAGTTATATTAAGACATTGCCTGAGTCTTTGTGCAACTTGTGTCATTTGCAAACATTGAAGTTGTATTGTTGTTATAAGCTAACTATGTTGCCTAGTGGTTTCCATAATCTTTTGAGTTTGCGGCATCTTGATATTAGAGAAACTTCTTTAAAAGAAATGCCTGGAAAAATGGGCAAATTGaatcaattgcatgttttaagttCCTTTGTGGTCGGCAAGCTCGAAGACAATGGAATCCAAGAGTTAGGAAGGCTTGTAAATCTTCATGGATCCCTTGAGATTAAGAAGTTGGAGAATATTGTTGATGTGAAAGAGGCAAAGAGCGCAAAGTTAATGGATAAGAAGCACATGGATAAATTATGCTTGGAATGGTCTTCAGGCGATGATATGGTTTCAAACACACAAAGAGAAAGAGACATGCTCGATAACTTGCAACCGCACAATGGCTTGAAAAAGCTGAAAATCAAGGGATACAAGGGTACAATATTTTCAAATTGGGTTGGGAATTTTTCCTACCAAAATATGATAAGTGTATCTCTAGAGTCTTGCAACAATTGCTGCATGCTGCCTTCACTTGGACAGCTGCCATCTCTGAAGTCCTTAAGCATTCAAGGTTTCGGTCAGCTCAGGAGTATTGGCGATGAGTTTTATAAGAATGACGGAGGTCATCATTCTTCGCCTATTGCGCCGTTTCCCTCACTGGAGAGTTTGAAGTTTGATAACATGCCATGTTGGGAGGTGTGGCACTTATCTGAATCGGAAACTTTTCCTCAAGTTAGGAAGCTTCAAATAAGAAATTGTGCAATGTTAAAGGAAGAGGTTCTTAATCAGGTATTCTTGAGAATCATTTCTTCTTTGTCGGATGTTTCCAAAGTTCGCAAACTACGTATACAACATAGTTATGTAGAATGGCCTAATGAGGGCATGTTTCTTGATGGGGATAATTTATCAATTTGGGGATGTGAATCTGTGATTGAGTCTGCATTTAAGACAATGATCAGCATCCGCCTTCTAAGTTGCCTCCAAGAAATAAACATCTCAGGGTATTCCTCTGATGCATCCTTTCCGGGCAATTGTTTTCCCAAATCTTTGCAAAAGCTGAAAATCCGGAGTTGCAGAAAACTGGAATTCCCGGAACAACAGCAGCACAAGTATGGTTTGGTAGAGCTACGAATACACGACAGCTGTGATTCACTGACCTCATTGTCGTTGGATGCCTTTCCCAGCCTCAAGACTCTCAAGATATCAGGGTGTGAGAATCTGGAATCAGTTTCAATGTCGGAGCCACCCCACGCTGCTTTTCAGCGTCTCACCATCCATAATTGCCCCAAATTAGTGTCATTTCCAGAAGGACTGGCTGCGCCCAACTTGACTCGTCTCCATGTTAGCAGGTGCTCAAACATGGAGGAATTGCCGAGTGACCTTAACAGTCTTGTGCCAAATTTACAGTCTCTTGACATACGAGGTTGCCCAAACATTTGTAGGTTGCCAGAGCATGGTTTGCCGCCTAACCTGAAAGAGCTTACTATAGGAGGTTGCGAGCAACAAGTGAGGGATCTATCATGGTTGGACAACTTGAACAACCTCACTCATCTCACCGTTGATGGTCGTGGCTGTGAGAGCAGAATAAAGTCATATCCAGAGACGGGTTCGCTGCCTCGCCTTCCCTCTCTTACCACTTTGGAGATGAGTTGGCTTTATAATCTGGAGACGTTAGAATGCTACGAGCTTCTTCGCCACACCTCCCTCCaacaattacaaattttatattGTCGGAAGCTGGAGAATATGGCAGGAGAAAAGCTGCCTTCCTCTCTCTTACAGCTTGAAATTACAGAGTGTCCATTGCTGGGAGAACATTGCAAGAACAAACATCAACAAATTTGGCCCAAAATTTCCCACATTCCCACCATTCTAGTTGATGGCGTACAAATTCTCTGA
- the LOC130962699 gene encoding putative disease resistance RPP13-like protein 1, translating to MAGVVVGGAFLSGFINVVFDRFLTTDAVNLVLGKKLGPDLVERLKIALLGAEALVADAEMKQFGNPSVRKWLDSLRDAVYCAEDLLDTVLTKATTQKMVSSSWSISFFVNRDRDDMVDKLEGVVRRIEDLGKQKDFLGLEKIPTGSSSWRTPSSSLVRGNVYGREDDKKALIKMLNDNNEHQLSVIAIVGIGGVGKTTLAQSVYNNEEEFMKGFDLKAWICVSENFDIAETTKNVIKEISPDTQDFEHFNSLHHALKEKLSNKKFFIVLDDVWSDDGDKWSSFMTPFQQNGNKGSIVLLTTREENVASAVQNCRPYFLRKLSEDYCWSVFSDNASFPQSNGSAALEEIGKKIVKKCDGLPLAAETLGRLLRTKHDVKDVGFLGSLSMWRKSPNASIQAHD from the coding sequence ATGGCTGGTGTCGTTGTTGGTGGAGCTTTTCTTTCTGGCTTCATTAACGTTGTTTTTGACAGGTTCCTTACAACTGATGCTGTCAACTTGGtgttgggcaagaagcttggtcCTGACTTGGTTGAAAGGCTGAAGATTGCTCTCTTGGGTGCTGAAGCTCTTGTTGCTGATGCTGAGATGAAGCAGTTCGGTAATCCATCTGTGAGGAAGTGGCTCGATAGTCTCCGGGATGCTGTTTACTGTGCCGAGGACTTGCTCGACACTGTCCTCACCAAAGCCACCACTCAAAAGATGGTAAGTTCTTCCTGGTCCATTAGCTTCTTCGTCAATCGAGACAGGGATGACATGGTAGACAAGTTGGAAGGAGTGGTCAGAAGAATAGAGGATCTTGGAAAACAAAAAGATTTCCTTGGCCTTGAAAAGATTCCCACTGGTAGCTCTTCATGGAGGACTCCGTCTAGTTCTCTTGTAAGAGGGAATGTGTATGGCAGGGAGGATGACAAGAAGGCCTTAATCAAGATGCTGAATGACAACAATGAGCATCAGTTGTCCGTGATCGCTATTGTTGGCATAGGTGGGGTTGGTAAAACAACATTAGCCCAATCGGTATACaacaatgaggaggagttcatgAAGGGATTTGATCTAAAAGCATGGATTTGTGTTTCAGAAAATTTTGATATTGCTGAGACTACAAAGAATGTTATAAAGGAGATCTCTCCAGATACTCAAGATTTTGAGCATTTCAATTCACTTCACCATGCTTTGAAAGAGAAATTGTCGAATAAGAAGTTCTTTATTGTTCTCGATGATGTTTGGAGTGATGATGGTGACAAATGGAGTAGTTTTATGACCCCTTTTCAACAAAATGGGAACAAGGGAAGTATTGTTCTTCTGACTACTCGGGAGGAAAATGTTGCTTCAGCAGTTCAGAATTGTCGCCCTTATTTTCTCAGAAAGTTGTCAGAAGATTATTGTTGGTCAGTGTTTTCAGATAATGCATCATTTCCACAATCAAATGGGAGTGCAGCACTTGAGGAAATAGGTAAAAAGATTGTCAAGAAGTGTGATGGCTTGCCATTAGCTGCTGAAACACTTGGACGCTTGTTACGTACAAAGCATGATGTTAAGGATGTTGGGTTTTTGGGCTCCCTTTCTATGTGGAGAAAAAGCCCAAATGCTAGTATCCAAGCCCATGATTAG